The following is a genomic window from Amycolatopsis sp. BJA-103.
CCGTCCGCGCCAAGTCCGCTCGCGAACAGGCGGAAACCGCGGCCGAGGCGGCCAGGGCGGCCGCGGACCGGACCCGCGGGCACCGGGAAGAGGCGCAACGCCAGCGGGACCGGGCGAAGAGCGCCCGGCAGGTCGCCGAGGCGGAACGCGTCAACGCGGCCAACGCGCGGCAGCGTGCCGACCAGGCGGCGGCGGAAGCGCGACGACAGCGCGGCGAGGCCCAGCGTCAGGCCGGGATCGCCGAGGATGCCAACCAGCGGGCGCAGCACCAGGAACGGCTCGCGAGCGACGCCGAACAGCGGGCGGTCACCGAGGAAGGCAACGCGCGGACGGCCCGTGACAACGCTTTCGCGGCCGAGCAGCGCAAGCAGTCGGCCCAGGCCAAGGCGGACGCGCTCACCGCGGCCGAGGCGGCGGCACGCGGGACGACGGCCGAGGGCGACGCGCGCCGGGCGGCCGACTCGGCCCGGGCCGAGGCAGGACAGGCCACCACGGCGGCTTCCGCGGCACGGGACGCGGCCAACCGGGCGACCGGGGCGGCCGTGGTCTCCAGGGAAGCGGCGACCGAGTCGACCCGGGCCGCGGCCCGGGCACGCGCGGCCGCGCAGGAGGCCAAGGCAGCCGCCGCGGCTTCGGACAGGGCAGCGGGCCAGGCCGAGTCGTCGGCCGCGGAAACGCACCAGCACGCGACCGTGGCCAACGTCAAAGCCAGCGAAGCGACCCTGGAGGAGACCAAGGCGGGCGAGGCCGCGCGGGCGGCCGTCCAGCTGGCCGAGCAGGCGTCCCAGGAGGCGATGCGCTCGCTGATGGCGGCGGAACGGACGCGTGCCGAGGCCGACGCGGCCTTCAACGAGTCGGTTTCGGCGGCCACGCAGGCGTCCGTCGCGCTCCGGGCGTCCACGGCGGCGAGCTCTTCGTCGGCGGCCATCACCGATCCGGCGAACACCGCGATCCGGGTCGTCGCGCCGTACGCGGGCACGGACATCGACGCGGACTTCGTCATCCTGGTCGCGAGCCAGGCCAGGGCGGTCGGCGACGAGCAGGCGAGGGCCGCGCGGGAACGGGCCACCGAGGCCCAGTCGGCCGCCGAACGCGCCGCGGACGCGGCCAGGCGGGCGGCGGACGCGGTGAAACCCGCCTTCGAAGCCGCGGCACGGGCGGCGTCGTCGGCCGCGGCAGCCGCGAATTCCGCCGCGGAGGCGCAGGAAGCGGCGGCACGCGCGGCGGCCGAAGGGGCACTCGCCCGAGCGGCGGGCGAACGGGCGAACGCGTCCGACGCGGCCGCCAGGGCCGACGCGCAGACCGCCAGGGCCGCCGCCAACGAGGCGAACGCCGACGCGGCCATCGCGGGCCGGAGCGCGGCCGCGGCCGAGCGGGAGGCGCAGGCCGCCCGTGACTCCGCGAGCCGGGCCGAGAGCGACGCGCGGCTGGCCAGGGAAGCGGCGACGAACGCCGAAAGGTCGGCGGCCGAGGCCAGGGACGCCGCCGACCGGGCGGAGGAGCACGCCCGCAACGCCGCCGCCGCGGCCGAGCGGGCGAGGCAAAGCGCGACCGAGGCCCAGCAGGCCGCGGACCGCGCCGAAGAACGGCAACGCCAGGAAGAGGAAGAAGTACGGCGCAAGGCGGCCGAGGCGTCCGGGCAGCTCCCGGACCTGACGCCGGAAGAAGTCGCGATGCTTTCGACGTCCGATTTCGGGCGCATGCTCCTGGACGAATACCGGCAGGCGAGGGACAAGGCCCAGAGCGGCGGCGGGGTCGTCGAATTCCTCGTCGAGATCGGCGCCGAAGTGCTGCTGGAGGTCATCGGCTGGCGCGACGCGGAAAGGTGCTTCGGCGAGGGCAACATCGAAGCCTGCATCTGGACCGTGCTCAACGTCGCGTCGGTGGTCGCGGTGTTCCTGAAGTTGCCGAAGGTGGCTTCGGCGGTCGTGAAGATCATCGACAACATCAAGAAGTTCGTGAGCAAATCCGCGCTCTTCAGCAAGGTCGTGGAGAAGGTCACGCCGATCTTCAAGACCATCCGCAAATGGTGCAAACGGCTCTCCGAAGTCCCGGCGACCGCGGCGAAAACCGCGGACTTACCGGACTTCACCTGCGGGATCGTCGACTACGACAGCGGCGGCATGTCGTCCATCGCGATGGACGCGCGGATCGGGTCCGGTTTCGGGATCAGCCGCAATATCGCGGTCGCCTACTTGGAAGGCTGGACCAACCCCGACGGCAAGTATCCGAACTACGTGATCGGTTACAGTGCGGGCAAGGACCATCACTCCGAGAAGGACATCGTCCAGAAGGTGCGGGCCAAGGGGAAGAACCCGAAGGACATCAAGGCCCTGTACTCCGAACGAGAGCCGTGTCCGGACTGTGATCGGGATTGGGTGCCCGAAATGGGGGACGATCTCAAGGTTTCCTTCTCGGTGGCCTGGACCAACGACGAGCTGCTCAATTCGGCGTACAAGACGCTCCTGCAGGGCTACATGCGGACCGCCTACCGGAAACGCGGTATCCACTTCCCCGGCGCGCTGATCGCCGAGACCAAGGAGGAACGCGTGCTCGTGGGTGCCGGATGACGTCGCCGCGACGGGTCTCCCCCGCCGACCAGGAACGGCTGCTCGCACTGGGCGGCCGGACCGCGGCCGTCCTGCTGGAGGCGGGTTTCCGGGTGATCGCCGAACCGGACCTCTCCGGCCTCAGCGACGAGGGCGGCGCGGCGATCGACGTGGACCTCTTCGGCGAAGCCGGCGGCGTCTACGTGAACTGGCTGATGAACGTCGCCTGGCAGGAGGAGGTCTACCGGCATCTGACGGCCGGGGAGATCGAGCATCCGAGGGTGCGGCAGCTGAACTCCGCACACGCGGCGGTGAGGGCGGCGCTCACCGCGGTCCTCTCCGCCGCGGGCCTCACCGTGGTACCGAGCGAGGACGACATGCGGCCGCTGGAGCTGCGGGTCGTCGGCTGACCAGCCACACGAGGGCAAGACGAAGGGCGCTTTCCCCGCATCGCATGCGGGGAAAGCGCCCTTGGTCGCGTGTAACGAGGGGAAAGTCCCCTTCAGCGGCGGTCCGCTAGTGCCCGGAGGTGATCTCCTTGCGCTCCTGCGAGGGCTCGCCGCCGATGTCGTCGACCTTGCCGTTGCCGTTGCCGTGCCCGTTGGACCGGGCGCGCTCCAGCGCGATCGTCTCCTCGACCGGGTCCGGAGACCAGGTCGAACCCGCGACGGGGTGCCCGGCCGAGCCGAGCTTGTTCATCTTCTTCGGCACCGACGCGCCCTGGTACTCGAGCGGCAGCGGGTGGCCGTGGTCGTCCACCGGGCCGAGCGGCTGGTGGATTTCGATGAACTCACCGTGCGGGAGGCGCTTGATGATGCCGGTTTCGACACCGTGCTCCAGCACCTCGCGGTCGGCCCGCTGGAGACCCAGGCAGATCCG
Proteins encoded in this region:
- a CDS encoding nucleic acid/nucleotide deaminase domain-containing protein, with translation MSKPEHALRALVLFLVLTVFAGLIQPGSASADDPPPVTPPPTSPARPMPEDPYRNWDGQAGVPSLVGEPFVRQIVTDYAELAEEPEVREAAAAALAAGTAAALEEFLEQGLDAAKARAAARVAETARRNRATIQAMTGTGGPIFKAEVQRVLAGTDTDREQFLAYGKEIAQERDTQIAAGTHARADQLRARVTALLGVAGHHVKTAAQAALDAGDAAIAEFLNTGYLAAARRDAEDRDKQIRDQEAAERAADQLSDLARRSARAMTARGQLVVAHGDALRALQRVANAMVQAGNEARKAKQILDANDAAGNHPADSFTIVKAEAARQVANARTASTDAVGAAERAGVQAAELIAAGLPYGTQWGDMARGMAAAAQGAVHASETAQHAIDATEATDQARNAQERAERHAEQARQWGLHAEQHAQAAKAVADAAAAQAAAAKDAAVRAKSAREQAETAAEAARAAADRTRGHREEAQRQRDRAKSARQVAEAERVNAANARQRADQAAAEARRQRGEAQRQAGIAEDANQRAQHQERLASDAEQRAVTEEGNARTARDNAFAAEQRKQSAQAKADALTAAEAAARGTTAEGDARRAADSARAEAGQATTAASAARDAANRATGAAVVSREAATESTRAAARARAAAQEAKAAAAASDRAAGQAESSAAETHQHATVANVKASEATLEETKAGEAARAAVQLAEQASQEAMRSLMAAERTRAEADAAFNESVSAATQASVALRASTAASSSSAAITDPANTAIRVVAPYAGTDIDADFVILVASQARAVGDEQARAARERATEAQSAAERAADAARRAADAVKPAFEAAARAASSAAAAANSAAEAQEAAARAAAEGALARAAGERANASDAAARADAQTARAAANEANADAAIAGRSAAAAEREAQAARDSASRAESDARLAREAATNAERSAAEARDAADRAEEHARNAAAAAERARQSATEAQQAADRAEERQRQEEEEVRRKAAEASGQLPDLTPEEVAMLSTSDFGRMLLDEYRQARDKAQSGGGVVEFLVEIGAEVLLEVIGWRDAERCFGEGNIEACIWTVLNVASVVAVFLKLPKVASAVVKIIDNIKKFVSKSALFSKVVEKVTPIFKTIRKWCKRLSEVPATAAKTADLPDFTCGIVDYDSGGMSSIAMDARIGSGFGISRNIAVAYLEGWTNPDGKYPNYVIGYSAGKDHHSEKDIVQKVRAKGKNPKDIKALYSEREPCPDCDRDWVPEMGDDLKVSFSVAWTNDELLNSAYKTLLQGYMRTAYRKRGIHFPGALIAETKEERVLVGAG